The Silene latifolia isolate original U9 population chromosome X, ASM4854445v1, whole genome shotgun sequence genome contains the following window.
AAGCAGTTATTCAAGTCTCATAGAAAAATGAAAGCCGGTACCACTTTTGAATCTGGgtcccactttttttttttagcaAAGCTAGAGTTTCCCGCTGCAACTGATGCATGAGTGAAGAGTAAATTGGTATATTTAGTGATtttcttgatctttgtgccaaaatgaaaggacaacaaatgaccgggacggagggagtactctCTAAGGCCTTctacagaatgacctaataaaggctCAAGACAGAATCAATCTAGATAGTCGTTCGAACGGCGACTAACaaaatcaaggcacaaacccaacactATATACATCGTATAAGAATTAGACGGAATTACGGATCTATATATTCTAGATAGTTACCACCTAGGCATCAATCTGTACGATTGTTTACCTATCTTAGCAGTAGTTCATTGATTTTAAACGTGTAGGTGGTGGAAAGAGCTTGATGTGAAGAATAAGTTGCCATACGCTCGTGATAGAATAACAGAGTGTTACTTTTGGATACTTGGAGTTTATTATGAACCTCAATATGCCTTGGCCCGTAAGTTTGTTGTCAAAGTCATCGCTTTGGCTTCAGTTCTTGATGATACCTATGATGTGTATGGTACATATGAAGAGCTAGCACGTCTCACACAAGCTTTCGAGAGGTACAATACGTAATTTTGGGAACAAAATTTAGCATAGCCACATAATAATGAGTCTATAGACGAGAGATCGTTGATTTCACAATATAATAATTCAATTGtctttgttaaaaaaaaaaaaaacattattgtTCTATGGTTTTATAAGATTTTCTTGAACAATAACAAATTTACGAGTACCCCAAATTAGGTGGGATATTCATGTCATGGATGAACTCCCGGAGTATATGAAGATAATTTATCAAGCAGTTCTTGAAATTTATAGCGAAATGGAGGAAGAAATGGTCAAAAGAGGGCGGTCTTTTGCAATATGCTATGCAAAAGAAGCGGTAAGTTGGATTATGTCAATTTTCACTCCAGTTCCCTGAAATTGCAGTTTTCATTAAAATACTATTCACATATATTCAACTAATGTTGTAATGAAagtgaatagaagggagtatttAATATCAGTGTCACTTGATAACGCTAATTAACCTTAATTAAAATTGTCAATATTGAAATTCAGTAATTTCGTCAAAATTGAGATCGATAATTTGATGATCAGATGAAAAGGCTACTGAAAGCGTATCTAGAGGAAGCAAAATGGCTTGTAGAAAAAAAGGTGCCAACAATGAAAGAGTACTTGAGAGTAGCCTTGCCATCCACAGCTTATCCAATGTTGTCAATGGTTTCATTGGTTGGAATGGAAGAAGTCGCAACTAAGGATGCCTTCCTTTGGTTACTTAGTGAACCTCCACTTCTACATTCTGCATGCTGCATTTGTAGATTTATGGATGACATTGTGTCACGTGAGGTATTTCATTGTTCATGTTAGtgtttatatattttttacttgattattattattagggttatttcataacaataattcattatattggtggtctgcaataatcactttATCCTATCAATAATTCtgattaaatccaacctaaatatcataccttctaataacgaaccagctcATATTTTATGATGATTCATCACTTGcaaatattacacataaacttcaTATATACCAGCTTCTCCAAAAACTATTaaatattccaacataaacttcaaaaaatatcagctggttcgttattagaaggtatatgaggcttaggttggatttaattgagattattgataggatggagtgattattaCAGACCAcctataggatggattattgttatgaaataacccttattattattattatcgccTAATAACTTTAAATGTTAATTTGAATGTAGTTGGAGAAGAAAAGAAAGCATATACCATCAGCAGTAGAATGCTACATGAAGGAGTATAAGGTGACAGCATCGGAAGCATGTGAAGTGCTGAGCATTGAGGTAGAAAATGCGTGGAAGGATATTAACCAAGCTTTCTTGGATCCCAAGGCACCTTCAATGCCTGTTTTGATGCGAATTCTCAACTTAGTTCGAGTGATAGAGCTGCTTTATACGGGCGAAGATATGTACACTCACTCTCACAAAATGAAGCCTCTTGTTGACTCATTACTCCTTATTCCCCTACAAATAATATAGAAAAAAATAGTTTGTTTTGTTATAGTTCATTTCTACTACTCTTTTTAATTGCTTGTTATAATTGTAATGGACTTATCTATATTTGTcacccaaaaataataataattgtgtTAGTAATGTATACAAGACAT
Protein-coding sequences here:
- the LOC141622384 gene encoding (-)-germacrene D synthase-like, whose product is MDELPEYMKIIYQAVLEIYSEMEEEMVKRGRSFAICYAKEAMKRLLKAYLEEAKWLVEKKVPTMKEYLRVALPSTAYPMLSMVSLVGMEEVATKDAFLWLLSEPPLLHSACCICRFMDDIVSRELEKKRKHIPSAVECYMKEYKVTASEACEVLSIEVENAWKDINQAFLDPKAPSMPVLMRILNLVRVIELLYTGEDMYTHSHKMKPLVDSLLLIPLQII